The genomic region ATTAAAGTGTTTGTTGTAGCAGCAGAAAACATTCTGAAGTAATTTGGTAGAATGCTGCCgagatgttgttgctgttgttttaacggatgcctaatccccgttaggatgttAAGGATTAGTTAAGTagtcgtcgacgtcatccaagGGAAGGCCTAAGAAACGTGTTGCTTCGACGGGATCGGACCAAAGtgagaggggtgtcagatgagtggggttggtgaggcatgcaaagaggtgaccagtgtcatgcggagacccattgcatgcaggacatatgCTGGATATGTGGGAATATATATTGGATATGTGTGACCTATTCTGAACAGGTAGGAGTTTAatctgctacaatatccagaacgccaactcttcgtctgcaatgtgtggtggtttgactccaagtatgCCGTTCACtgaaagggagtcggtgaaggtgttgatggctccactgtaaatggcggtcagtgcttgtcggaagtgagttgcgtccgaagtctggtcggcgtattgtctgATGTCGTTGACTTAGTTGAGGAATGAgctcttgatgttcctaggaggcgCGGTTCTTCTCCAAGCAGTTGAGTGCAAGGaagatttctgcgaaagcacacCAGCAGGAACGGCTTGGAGAAGAGTTCATTATGCTTcctaactgggagcataagggCCTCACTATGCAGGTGTTCGAGGAGATATCAAGAGGCATCTTGTCGTAGTCCGGAGTATTCTGACAGGTCTGGAGCCTCCTCGTCTACGTTTCACTGCATTCAGGCGACCGTATTGGTGCGATGTAGTTAAAGATCGAcaggccgattgccttgtaaggTACCAACAATGCTTCTTTGTCAAAACCAAGTCCATGTAtcgaaagcttttttttttgacaacgACAGATTATTATTCAGGGTAATGCTATAATATCCGCACATATTATCCAAATTGGACTATTATAGCATATGGCATTTTGTTATACCGCATATAAACCTGTATTATTTTTGCTCACCTTAATTGATTTATTGTCGCATTGCTCGCCGGTAGTGTCTAAGATTTGTTGTGCAACATTTGTAATTTCGGAAATGAGCCACTTCCACATTTCAGCGAAGGCGTCCATATTCTCATTCGCCGGAACACTTGTAGGATATCTTGACAATATTTTAGCAGCTAGTATAACTTGTGGACCATATATCCGTAAATTAATAGCTAAACATTTCGATTGTACTTGTAAGCTCTCTGTAAAAGCGATGTGCTGTAACAATTTGCATACATCTATAATATGATCACAACAGTCGTGGAATTTATTCGACCACTCTTGAAAGGATGTCGGATCCTCATTCAATGccaacaaatgaaaattattcacCAGCTCCACTGAGGTCTTCAGCGAATGATATAGATCAGCTGTCTGATCGGCAACCGAGAGTATTAGTTGTTGTGTTAGATTTTTTGCTGTACCTATAACTCTATCGATTTCTTCATCCATTATATGTCTTGTATTACGTTCGgtcttatataaaatatttaaacattttttaagctCTAGTTTACAACGATCACAAAGGAATAAAATATGTTCTCTATTTTCATGACTTGTATAAGCTGAATCTGTAAAGTCATGTGTTTTCTCTAATAGTTTTTCAAAAGCATATATCAGTTCTTCGATTAATTCAATATTAAATGGTGTCATCAAGTCTCGATCGGTAAATGGTGAAATTTTTGTACCAcattgtttataattattaccTATTAGAAGACTCTCATCTTCGCTACCAAACGAATTTCGACGTTTACTACTATATTCATTGTTCCATTTCTTTTCGGTTAACGTAGTTGAGGTGGCGATTTTcgaataattattattacctATATACATAGTTGTAGGTTTGCTATCGTCCAACGGTTTCGAACGAAATTTCTCCAACAAAAAGGTTAAATAATTCGTTGATGATTGTACAGTTTCGCCGCCGATATTTTTCGCTGCATGTTCGTTATAGGTTAAAAATTGCGTTTCGAATATGCAATCTTTaacaacaaaatgtattaaatccATAGCACGTCTAATTTGACAAAATACGGTATCGCGATTTTCCTTAGCTATCATACAATCATAATGTAGGAGTGTCGCCTTCGACGAGGATAGCAAAATTGAAATGGAGTGTTCAAGTATTTGTTTAGCGGAAAACATTTGCGCTCGGCGCCGCTCCTCTTTGATATTATTCTGTTGATTTCGTATTAGATATGCAAGCTCTATCATTTCAATGCCGAATAGCGAGTAAGCTCGTACAAATTCGGTAAAATTCACAACAGATTCAAGCTTTCGTAagcttttcacaattttcctcTTTGCTGTGAGGAGttgtttaacaacaacaatatcaactaAAAGCAAAATTCTAGTTACAGCGGATATGAGTGCTTTAGCAGCTATTATAATTGCGTTTTCATCGTAAACAGGTAATTCTAAAGTTGAGTAATTCATGTTATCCATGGCAGAAATATCACATAAGCGTTCGATTGATTTTCCTGCAAGCAAAGCGAAAATAAATGAGTAAATAAagtttcaaaaaacaaatatgaagAGAGATCGCAAAAGCGCTGCTTGATAACGTAGCAAACGCGTTCATTAAACGAATTATTACGGGTTGCAAGACGTGGGTTTACGAATATAAACATCGAACTGTGCAAAAATCTAGCGAATAGAGCTTCAAAATTGagcaaaaaccgaaaaaaaaacaaaattcaggAGGC from Bactrocera tryoni isolate S06 chromosome 3, CSIRO_BtryS06_freeze2, whole genome shotgun sequence harbors:
- the LOC120771673 gene encoding alpha-catulin; its protein translation is MSSYECERRVAAEKHQTGAADRRVKAISHVGHAVNLAIERFVTIGEIIAEDNLDIKSDILECCRNARDAGKSIERLCDISAMDNMNYSTLELPVYDENAIIIAAKALISAVTRILLLVDIVVVKQLLTAKRKIVKSLRKLESVVNFTEFVRAYSLFGIEMIELAYLIRNQQNNIKEERRRAQMFSAKQILEHSISILLSSSKATLLHYDCMIAKENRDTVFCQIRRAMDLIHFVVKDCIFETQFLTYNEHAAKNIGGETVQSSTNYLTFLLEKFRSKPLDDSKPTTMYIGNNNYSKIATSTTLTEKKWNNEYSSKRRNSFGSEDESLLIGNNYKQCGTKISPFTDRDLMTPFNIELIEELIYAFEKLLEKTHDFTDSAYTSHENREHILFLCDRCKLELKKCLNILYKTERNTRHIMDEEIDRVIGTAKNLTQQLILSVADQTADLYHSLKTSVELVNNFHLLALNEDPTSFQEWSNKFHDCCDHIIDVCKLLQHIAFTESLQVQSKCLAINLRIYGPQVILAAKILSRYPTSVPANENMDAFAEMWKWLISEITNVAQQILDTTGEQCDNKSIKKYKPTAARPLSVGQEEQGKVATAETKDMPAEIAPFNEKWNDEVNENNDIIKRAKNMSAMAFAMYQFTKGNGTLRTTQDLFTQAEYFAEEANRLYKVLRQFSYQVPASQNKKDLLNILDRVPTFVQTLQFTVKDHTVGKDATFVKVDHVIRETKNLMSVINKVVSKCFECATKYKLDLSGLSGGLSSSGALGGDDNNAGGMGDSKGTTSSSEGSM